AGCGCCTCGGCGAAATACTGCTGGGCCTTGGGATAAAAGAAGGTCCAGAAGGCCCTGGAGCGTCCCACCTGGTTTTCCCACATGCGCGACTGCGATTCATGGATGCCCAGCGAGATCGAGTCGCCCAGCGGCGTGCCGAAGTGATCCTCGGGCAGCCCCTGATCGTAGATGCCGTGGCCGGATTCATGCAGGGTGCCGAAGAAGGCGTTGGCGAAATCGTGCTCGTCGTAGCGCGTGGTCAGCCGCGTGTCGCCGGGGCCGATGCCGGTGCAGAAGGGATGCACGGTGACATCGAGACGGCCGCGTTTGTAGTCGAAGCCGATGCGGTCGGAGGCCTCGCGTCCGAACTTCTCCTGCATCTCGCGCGGGAAGCGGCGATGGAGGATGTCGGACTTCGGACGGCGCGATGAACCCTGGATCTTGTCGAGCAGTTTCACCAGTTCGACGCGCAGATCGTTGAGCGTCTTCTCGATGTCCTTGACCGTGGCGCCGGGTTCGTAGTCGTCCAGCAGGGCGTTGTAGGGATCATCCTTGTAGCCGACCGCCATCGCCTCCTGTTTCTTCAGGTCGATCATCTTGGCCAGCCAGGGCTTGAAGATCTTGAAGTCCTTCTTGGCGCGCGCCTCTTCCCAGGCGGCCTGGGCCAGCGAGGCGGTACGGCTGAGTTCCTCGACCAGCGCCTGCGGCATCTTGGTGGCGCGTTCATAGAAACGGCCGACTTCGCGCACGATCACTTCGGCGTCGCCCGTGCCGCCGTTGGTGGAGCCGGAACTGCGCAGGATGTCGAGTAGCTCGCCGATCTTCGGGTCGATCGTGCGTTCGTGGGTCATCCCGGCCAGCATTGCCAGTTGCTCGGCGCGGTGCTTGACGCCGCCATGGGGCATGTAAGTGCGCTCATCCCAACCCAGAAGCGAGGCACAGGAGTTGAGCATGTAGATGGCGCGGGTTTTCTGATTGAGTTCCTGCAGGGCGGCTTGCGGCGTGACTGCCATATCGCAACTCCTTGTGTATCAGTATGATAAATCAGTTGTTTGCGCGCCAGTCCGGGACGGCCGGCCAATTTTCAGAAGAACAAAGGTCCGCCAATATCCGCCAGAAATCAAGGGGCGGCGCTCTCTTTCCCGGGCGCGGTGTCGAGGTTGATGGGGTCTTGTCCGCATCGCACCAATACCATACGGATTGCGATGACATTTGATTCGGCGGCAATACAGGCGGATGTGGGTTTTGTTATCTTGTGCGGCTTCGCGCCCTACGGCATCTGCCGATAAAAGGAGCGTGGGACGCAAACAATGACGATGGCCGCCAACGAGATACGACAACTCCGCCGTCTGGCCGCCCTGCACCGCATCCAGACATCCTACCTGGACATGCATGGCCAGCGCCGTTATGCCGCGCCGGAATCGCTGTTGGGGACTCTGCAGGCGGTGGGCGCGTCGGTCGATGGACTGGCCGATGCGACGGAGGCGATTCGACATCGACGCGAGGAATTGCTGGCGCGTTGGGTGGCGCCCGTGATCGTGGCCTGGGATGGCGATCCCGGGCAGCTGGTCATCCGGCTGCCGCTGGAGCCGGGGACTTCGCATGCGATCGGCGCGCGTCTGCAGTACACGCTGCATTTGGAAAATGGCGACATCTGGTCGGGGCATCTGCCGGTCGAGCCGTTGCCGACCCAGCGGTTTGTGCGCTGGGGCGCGGGGATGGCGGCGGTCAAATCATTCATGCCGCCGCGCCGCTTGCCGCTGGGTTATCACCGGCTCACGGTGTTGATCGGGGCGCGCGCGTTTCAGGCGACCGTGATTGCCGCGCCCACACGCGCCTACCCGCATCCCGATGGGCGGCGCCGGTGGGGGATCTTCGCGCCGATCTATGCTCTGCATTCCGTCCGCGATTGGGGCGCCGGGGATTTCACCGATGCCGAGGCGCTGGTCGCCTGGGTGGGCGAGCAGGGCGGATCGCTTTTCGGTACGTTGCCGTTTCTGTCGTCGTATCTGGACACACCCTGTGATCCGAGCCCATACACGCCGATCTCGCGGCTTTTCTGGAATGAGTTCTTCGTCGACGTGACCCGTTTGCCGGAGCTGGGCCAGTCGCCCGCGGCACAGGAGCTGGCCGGGGCGGCCGAGTTTCGGCGCGCTTTGGAGGGTCTCAAGCGCGAGCGGCTGGTCGATTACCGTTCGACCATGCGGATGAAAAGCGCAGTGCTGCGGGTGCTGGCGCAGGAGGTGGCCGCGGCACAGGGGACCCGCTACGAGGCGGTGCGTTATCACGCCGAACGTCACCCGGAATTGGCGCGCTATGCCCGTTTCCGTGCCGCCACCGCGCGTCTGGGACGAGTCTGGACAGAATGGCCAGACAACCTCCGCGCCGGCGATATCCCCGATGGATTCAGCGACCCGGGCGAGGCGTTCTATCACCAGTACGTCCAATTGATCGCCGATGAACAGATCGAAGCGCTGGCGAAACGGTGCGTGTCCGACAGCGTCGAACTGTATCTCGACTATCCGCTGGGCACGCATCCGCAGGGATTCGACACTTGGCGCTTCCAGGGGTTGTTTGCGCACAAGGCCACGGTGGGCGCGCCGCCCGATCCGGTGTTTACCACCGGGCAGGATTGGGGCTTTCACCCTCTGCTGCCGGAGGCGCAGCGCCGCGACGGGTATCGCTACTTCGCCGCGGGATTGCGTCATCAGCTGCGGCACGCCGGCATCCTGCGCATCGACCACGTCATGGGGTTGCATCGGATGTACTGGATTCCCAAGGGCGCGCACAAGTCCGAGGGCGTGTACGTGCATTCGCCGGCGGCGGAACTGTATGCCGTCCTGACGTTGGAATCGCATCGGGCGCAATGCGCGCTGGTCGGCGAGAACCTTGGGATTGTGCCGGGGTATGTGAATGATGGCATGACGCGTCATGGACTGATCGGCATGAATGTCGCGTATTGGGAGATCGCCGCCGATCCGGAGGGAGCGTTGCAGCGGATGGCGGCGCGTCCGAACACGGTGGCCAGTCTCAACACGCACGACATGTTTCCGTTTGCGGCGTTCTGGCACGGGCTGGATGCCGACCGTCGGGCGGAGCTGGGAATGATCAGCGCCGACCAGGCCGACCTCGAGCGCTGGCTGCGGGGCGAGCTGCGCGGGCGTCTCACCGGTTACCTGCGCGAGCATGGTTTTGCCATCAAGGGCGAGGAGGATACCGACGGGGCGTTGCGCGGCATCCTGACCCTGCTGTCGCGCAGCCGGGCGGAATGGGTGCTCCTGAACCTGGAGGATCTGTGGCTGGAAACCTCGCCGCAAAACATCCCCGACACGGTGAATGAGCATCCCAATTGGCGGCAAAAAGCGCGTTATTCCATCGAGGAGATCCTCCGCGATGAGCGGATCGCCGCCATCCTGAAGTTGGTGCGCGATGCGCGCGGCGGGGGGTGACGCAACGATGACGATCGCGACGGAAAAGCCGACCGCTGTGGGGGTGTCACGCGCCTTGCCGCCGGGCACATCGCCCCTGGGGGCGATGGACCTGCACTTGATCAACGAGGGGACGCACGAGCGGCTCTACGAGAAACTCGGCGCGCATCCGGTGGTGATCGACGGGACCGCGGGTGTGCACTTTGCGGTCTGGGCGCCCGATGCGATCTCGGTCAGCGTCATCGGCGACTTCAACGGCTGGGACAACCGGCGCCACCCGCTTTATCCGCGCGAGCAATCGGGCGTCTGGGAGGGGTTCATCCCCGGCCTCGGGCATGGCACGCTGTACAAGTACCACATCGTGTCGCGTTATCACGGGTACCGGAAGGATAAGAGCGATCCGTTCGCGCGGTTCTGCGAAGTGCCGCCGCGCACGGCGTCGATTGTCTGGAACCTTGACTACGAGTGGCACGACGCCGACTGGATGCTCGAGCGCGGGAACCGTCAGTCGCTGCGTTCGCCGATTTCGATCTATGAAGTGCACCTGGGGTCGTGGCAGCGGCGTCCCGAGGACGGCGGCCGGTCGCTCGGCTACCGCGAGATCGCCGAGCCGCTGGCCAATCATGTCGCCAAGCTCGGCTTTACGCATGTCGAGTTCCTGCCGTTGATGGAGCACCCGTTCTACGGCTCCTGGGGGTATCAGATCACCGGCTACTTCGCCCCGACGTCGCGTTACGGCACGCCGCAGGATTTCATGTACCTGATCGATTATCTGCACCAGCGCGGGATCGGCGTCATTCTTGACTGGGTGCCGTCGCATTTTCCCGGCGACGATCACGGGCTGGCGTATTTTGACGGCACGCATCTGTTCGAGCACGCCTACCCGCAGAAGGGATTTCATCCCGACTGGAAAAGCTGGATTTTCAACTACGGCCGTCATGAGGTGGCCGCCTTTCTCATTTCGAGCGCGCTGTTCTGGCTGGACAAGTATCACATCGACGGGCTACGGGTGGACGCGGTGGCCTCGATGCTGTATCTGGACTATTCGCGCAAGGAGGGCGAGTGGATGCCCAACGAGTTCGGCGGGCGCGAGAACCTCGAGGCGATCCGGTTTCTGCGGCGGTTCAACGAGGCGGTCTACCGCAACTTCCCCGACGTCCAGACCTTCGCGGAGGAATCGACCGCCTGGCCGTCGGTGTCGCGTCCGACCTACCTGGGCGGGCTGGGATTCGGCATGAAGTGGGACATGGGGTGGATGCACGACACCCTGACCTACTTCACCAAGGATCCGATCCACCGCAAGTACCATCACAACGAGCTGACCTTCCGCATGGTGTACGCGTTCACCGAGAATTTCGTGCTGCCGCTGTCGCACGATGAGGTGACGCACGGCAAGGGATCGCTGCTGTCGAAGATGCCGGGGGCCGACGACTGGCAGAAGTTCGCCGAGTTGCGCCTGCTCTACGGCTACATGTTTTCCCAGCCGGGGAAGAAGCTGCTGTTCATGGGAGCGGAGATCGGCCAGTGGAGCGAGTGGAATCACGACAGCAGTCTGGACTGGCATCTGCTGCAGTATCCGCCGCATCAGGGGATCGAGCGGTGGCTGGCCGATTTGAACCGTCTGTACCGTTCGCATCCGGCGTTGCACGAGCGCGAGTTTGACGACCAGGGATTCTCCTGGATCGACTGCAACGACGCGGCCTCGAGCATTCTGTCGTTTTTCCGCCATGGATCTCCCGGCGCTAAGCCGATCCTGGTGCTGGCCAATTTCACGCCGGTGCCGCGGACCGACTACCGTGTGGGTGTCCCCGCCGGCGGGGCCTGGCGCGAATTGCTCAACAGCGACGCGCAGGTTTACGGCGGCAGCGGCATGGGCAACCTTGGCGTGGTGCAGGCGCGTTCGGAGCCGTCGCACGAGCGTCCGTATTCACTGGTTTTGACACTCCCGCCTTTGGGCATCGTTTTTCTTACCCCCGCCGATTGACGGCCAGGGATCGTCTGCCATGTCGACGCAACGCTTTGTCTGCATCCACGGGCACTTCTATCAACCGGCGCGGGAGAATCCGTGGACCGGCACGGTGCCGCTGGCGCCGGACGCGTACCCGTTCCACGACTGGAACGCGCGGATCACGGCGGAATCGTACGGCCCCAATGGCTGGTCGCAGGTCCGCGACGCGATGGGGCGGGTCGCCGAGGTCGTCAACAACTACGAGCGGATCAACTTCAACTTCGGGCCGACGTTGCTGTCCTGGCTGGCCACGAACAGCCGCGAGGTGTATGAAGCGATTCTCGCCGCCGACCGTGCGAGCGCGGCGCGTTTTGGCGGGCACGGCTCGGCGATCGCGCAGGGGTACAATCACCTGATCCTGCCGCTGGCGAATCGGCGCGACAAGCGGACGCAGGTCCTCTGGGGGATTGGCGATTTCGTCCACCGCTTTGGACGACAGCCCGAAGGGATGTGGCTGCCGGAGACGGCGGTCGATCTGGAGACGCTCGACATCCTCGCGCAGCAGGGAATCGCCTACACGATCCTCGCGCCGCGGCAGATTGCGGCAACACGGGCGCCAGGCGAATCGGCCTGGGTTGAGAATGTCAACGAGAGCGTCGATCCCCGACACCCCTACCGTGTCGAGTTGCCGTCGGGACGCAGCATTGCAGTGTTCGTCTATCATGGCGCGCTGGCGCGGGCGGTGGCCTTCGAGCGATTGCTTGCCAACGGCGAGCATTTCGCGGCGGCGCTGCTGGGCGTGTTTCTGCCGGGACGGCCCCAGCCGCAATTGGCGCACATCGCCACCGACGGCGAGACCTACGGCCACCATCACACCTTCGGCGACATGGCGCTGGCGTATGCGTTGCGGACGATCGAGCGGGAGGGGGGCGTCCGTCTGACCAACTACGGCGAGTTCCTTCGGTTGCATCCGCCGACGCACACCGCGCGCATTCTCGAGAACACCTCTTGGAGCTGCGCCCACGGCGTGGAGCGCTGGCGCAGCGACTGCGGCTGCGCCTCGGGCGCGCATCCCGACTGGAACCAGGCCTGGCGGGCGCCATTGCGCGAGGCGCTCGACTGGCTGCGCGATGAGATTGCGCCGCGTTTCGAAGCCGAATTGGCGGGTGTGGTCCGTGACCCGTGGGAGGCGCGCGATGAATACATCGCGCTCATTCTGCGTCCGGAGCCGGCAGCCGAGAAAGAGTACCTAACCCGGCATCAGGCGCGGCGGCTGACGACCACACTGCGGCGTCGCATCCTCGGTAGCATGCGGATGCAGCGGCATCTGATGCTGATGTATTCCAGTTGCGGCTGGTTCTTCGATGACATCGCCGGGGTCGAGGCCACGATGATCCTAAGGCAGGCCGGGTGGGTGATCCAGCAGGCGCGCGCGCACTACCAGATCGACCTGCTTCCCGGTGTGCTGGAACGGTTGCGTCCGGCAGTGAGCAACGATCCCGACGCGGGTGATGGCGCCAAGGTCTTCCTGCGGGCCTGTCCGGAATTGCAGCAGACGGCGTTGATTTAAGCCCTTCGTTTGCAATAAGTTCCGCTTCAATTCGAGAATTCGGATAAAGTGATTTTCTCATCGGCAGGCGTCCTGCATCTTGGGCCGGCTTTTAGATTTCATTAAACACTACCAAAGAAGGAGAGATTAATGACGGGTCGTACGGGATTGGGGTGTTTGCTGGTCGTGACGGCGTTGATATCGATCCGCCCGGCTTTGGCGCAATCGGACAAGGCCCCGGCGCAGGATGCCGACATGGCGGCCATGATGCAGGAATTTCACAAGTGGGCCGATCCGGGCGCGATGCACAAGCACTTGGAGAAACTGGCGGGCACGTGGACGGTGGTGATGAAGATGACCATGGACCCGAGCGCGCCGCCGGTGGAGTCGAAGGGGACCTGTTCGAGCGCCTTTGTGATCGGTGGACGGTGGTTGCGTCAGGAGTTTAAGGGCGAGATGATGGGGATGCCATACGAGGGCATCGGGATGATCGGCTACGACAATTTCCGTCAGGAATATGTCTGCACTTGGGCGGACAACATGACCACGGCGATGCTGCGGCTGACCGGGACCTGCAATGAAGCGGGCACGGAATTCACGCTGAGCGGGACCATGGATCAACCGATGACCGGCGAACGCGACAAGAAGTTCCGTCATGTCTGGAAGTTCACCGGGACTGACACCTATACGATGGACATGTACGACACCATCCCGGGCAAAGGTGAAGTGATGGTCATGGCACTGGAGTTTACCCGCGTGAAGTAATTGGCCGCGTCGCTCCCGAAAGATGGAGTGACCAACAGAAGAAGGGATTCCCGATGAAACGAGCAGTGTTCACAGCCGTCGTGATGGCGCTGTTGTTGGCGCCCGGACTGGCTGCCGCGCAGGAGAGCAAGGCCCCGGAGATGGACTCCGCGATGGCCGCGATGTGGGCCGAGTGGGCCAAGTATGCCAATCCCGTCGCCGAGCACAAGTTGATGGAAAAGCAGGTCGGCCAGTGGACCTATGTGTCCAGGATGTGGATGGACCCAAACGCCCCGGCCACCGAGTCGAAGGGCACCTGCGAGGTGACGCCGCTTCTCGGCGGACGGTTCTTTCGGACCGACTATCACGGCAACATGATGGGCGAGCCGTTCGAAGGGATCGCCATTGTCGGCTACGACATCGCCAAGAAGATGTACACCGGGGTCTGGATGGACAACTTTGGCACCATGATGATGACCTATTCCGGGACCTGCAACGCCGATGGTTCGGAGTGCGTCTACAAGGCGACCCTCGACGATCCGGTCATGAAGGTGACCAAGAACGTGCGGGAGGTCTGCCGCTGGACCGGCCCGGACACCTGGGTGTTGGAATGGTATGAGTCCTGGCCGGGCCAGGAGGAACGCAAGGGCATGGAAATCACGCACACGCGCGTGAAATAACATCCGGCTAACGTGGGTTTAACACGGCGCGGCGGATCATACGGTCCGCCGCGCTTTGCTTTGGGGACTCGGTGACCTTGTCTGCGGCGGGAAGGGTGCGTACATTGACGATGCTCATGGCCGGCGGGAAAAAGATTCTCGTCATTGAGGACGAACGCGATATCGGCGATCTGGTGGTGCACCTCCTTCAGAAGGAAGGGTTTGTGGCCGCGCGGATCGGCGACGGTCGGACCGGGTTGGCGCGCATCGACGCCGAACTGCCCGATCTGGTCATCCTCGATTTGATGTTGCCCGGGCTCGACGGGCTGGAAGTCTGCCGCCGGGTGCGTCAGAGCGAGCGTACGATGTTGATTCCGATCATCATGCTGACTTCGAAGGCGGAGGAGTCGGACAAGGTGGTCGGGTTGGAGATGGGCGCGGACGATTACCTCACCAAGCCGTTTTCGAACAAGGAGCTGGTGGCGCGGGTCAAATCGATGTTGCGGCGCGTGGAGCGCAACGAGAAGCCGCAGACGGCTTTTCAGTACGGAACGTTGTCGCTGGACCGTAACCGATTCGAGGTGACCGACAACGGTCAGCCGGTGACGTTGACGGCCAAGGAATTCGGGCTGCTGGAGGCCTTCATGCGCGGCCGGGGACGGATCCTGACGCGCGATTATCTGCTGAACACGGTCTGGGGATATGATTATTTTGGGTCGACGCGGACGGTGGATGTGCACGTGAGACATCTGCGCGACAAAATCCCGATGCTGGCGTCGGCGATCCAGACGATCAAGAACATCGGGTACAAACTCCGCGAAGAACCGTAACGCATGGCAGACACCCGGCGCATGGGCGCGTTGTGGCGGCGGACGTGGCCATTCATCGCCGTCGGCGCCGTCTCGATCCTCGTCGCCGGTTTTTTCATTTCCCGCCAGATTCAGAAGCAATACCTGCGGCAGGCGCACGAGCGGCTGGAGCGCGAGGCGGCGGTCCTGGCGCAGACGGCCTCCATGTTATTCCGGCTGGACAACGCCCCGCTCTGGCATCAGCAGGCGCGCGAGTGGCATCGCCTTCTCGATGTCCGGGTGACCGTCATTGACTCCAGCGGACATGTGATCTCCGACAGCGATTGGCCGGAGGATTCGGCGGCGCTCTGGTCGGGACAGGTTTCGGCGGCGGCGCCGGCGGAGTCGGTCGGGGAGGACCGCTGGGCGATCGGTTATTCGCCGGTGTGGAACGCGGAATTGCTGTATGCGACCAAGCTGGTCATGCTCGATGGGCGCACCGTCGGCGCGATCCGCTTGGCGATTCCGCTCTCGGCGCTGGAGGGTTTGAAGTCCGATGTCCGTCGGATGCTGATCACCATTCTGATCATCACGGGATTGCTGCTGTTGGCCATTTCGGTCTGGGTGGGCAACAGCATCCGTCGCCCGCTGGCGCGTCTGGCGCAGACGGCGGCACGGTATTCGCGCGGCGACTGGGACGCGCGCGTGCCGGTCGATCCCTACCGCTCCTCCGACGAATTCTCCGAACTGGCGCACGATTTCAATCGCATGGCCGATGAGGTCGAATTGCGCTTCCTGCAGAGCCGGCGCGAGCGCGATCAACTGCAGGCCGTGTTGGCCAACATGTCGGATGGCGTACTGGCGCTGGACGCGCAGGGGCGTATCCGTCTGGTCAATGATGCGTTCCGCCGGTTCTTCCGTCCGGTGCTGAGCGATCCGATCGGTCACACGCATGTCGAGGCGTTTCGCGACCGGGGGCTCAACGACCTGATCGAGAGACTGCTGGCGGGAGAGACGGAGGAAAGCGAGGAGCTGGAGATTTCCGCGCCGCGTCGGCGGATTCTCGTGGTGCGTCCCGCCCTGATCGAAGCGGCCTCCGGCGAGGATGTGCGCGGGGTCTTGGTGGCGCGCGATGTCACAGCGCGGCGCCAGATCGACCAGATGCGGCGCGACTTTGTGGCCAACGTGTCACACGAACTCCGCACGCCGCTCACGTCAATCCTTGGCTATGCGTCCGCCTTGCGCGATACCGGACTGGCATCGCCTGCGGCCGACTTTCTCGGCACGATCGAGCGCAACGCTGAACGCATGAACCGGATTGTCGGCGACTTGCTCGATCTCTCGCGCATTGAAGCGCCGGGATACCGTCCCGAGATGACCCGGTTTTCCCTGACCGCTCTGGTGGATGAAATTCAGGCCTTTCTCGCGCAGGCGCTAGCCGGAAAGTCACAGACGCTGGTGCGCGACATTCCCGCCGATGCCGACGCCTGCCTGGCCGACCGCGATGCGGTGGGACGCATCCTGACCAACCTGATCGACAACGCCATCAAGTACGGCCCGGAGGGGCACCCGATCACGGTCAGCGCCCGCCGTTGCGAGAGTGATCTGGTTCTGACCGTGTTCGACGTGGGCATGGGAGTTCCCGAAGCCGACCGTCCGCGATTGTTCGAACGCTTCTTCCGCGTGGATCGCGGCCGTTCGCGGGAGATGGGCGGCACCGGCCTGGGGCTGTCGATCGTCAAGCATCTGGCCGAAGCCCACGGTGGCGAGGCCC
The nucleotide sequence above comes from bacterium. Encoded proteins:
- the glgB gene encoding 1,4-alpha-glucan branching protein GlgB; protein product: MDLHLINEGTHERLYEKLGAHPVVIDGTAGVHFAVWAPDAISVSVIGDFNGWDNRRHPLYPREQSGVWEGFIPGLGHGTLYKYHIVSRYHGYRKDKSDPFARFCEVPPRTASIVWNLDYEWHDADWMLERGNRQSLRSPISIYEVHLGSWQRRPEDGGRSLGYREIAEPLANHVAKLGFTHVEFLPLMEHPFYGSWGYQITGYFAPTSRYGTPQDFMYLIDYLHQRGIGVILDWVPSHFPGDDHGLAYFDGTHLFEHAYPQKGFHPDWKSWIFNYGRHEVAAFLISSALFWLDKYHIDGLRVDAVASMLYLDYSRKEGEWMPNEFGGRENLEAIRFLRRFNEAVYRNFPDVQTFAEESTAWPSVSRPTYLGGLGFGMKWDMGWMHDTLTYFTKDPIHRKYHHNELTFRMVYAFTENFVLPLSHDEVTHGKGSLLSKMPGADDWQKFAELRLLYGYMFSQPGKKLLFMGAEIGQWSEWNHDSSLDWHLLQYPPHQGIERWLADLNRLYRSHPALHEREFDDQGFSWIDCNDAASSILSFFRHGSPGAKPILVLANFTPVPRTDYRVGVPAGGAWRELLNSDAQVYGGSGMGNLGVVQARSEPSHERPYSLVLTLPPLGIVFLTPAD
- a CDS encoding response regulator transcription factor; its protein translation is MRTLTMLMAGGKKILVIEDERDIGDLVVHLLQKEGFVAARIGDGRTGLARIDAELPDLVILDLMLPGLDGLEVCRRVRQSERTMLIPIIMLTSKAEESDKVVGLEMGADDYLTKPFSNKELVARVKSMLRRVERNEKPQTAFQYGTLSLDRNRFEVTDNGQPVTLTAKEFGLLEAFMRGRGRILTRDYLLNTVWGYDYFGSTRTVDVHVRHLRDKIPMLASAIQTIKNIGYKLREEP
- a CDS encoding ATP-binding protein encodes the protein MADTRRMGALWRRTWPFIAVGAVSILVAGFFISRQIQKQYLRQAHERLEREAAVLAQTASMLFRLDNAPLWHQQAREWHRLLDVRVTVIDSSGHVISDSDWPEDSAALWSGQVSAAAPAESVGEDRWAIGYSPVWNAELLYATKLVMLDGRTVGAIRLAIPLSALEGLKSDVRRMLITILIITGLLLLAISVWVGNSIRRPLARLAQTAARYSRGDWDARVPVDPYRSSDEFSELAHDFNRMADEVELRFLQSRRERDQLQAVLANMSDGVLALDAQGRIRLVNDAFRRFFRPVLSDPIGHTHVEAFRDRGLNDLIERLLAGETEESEELEISAPRRRILVVRPALIEAASGEDVRGVLVARDVTARRQIDQMRRDFVANVSHELRTPLTSILGYASALRDTGLASPAADFLGTIERNAERMNRIVGDLLDLSRIEAPGYRPEMTRFSLTALVDEIQAFLAQALAGKSQTLVRDIPADADACLADRDAVGRILTNLIDNAIKYGPEGHPITVSARRCESDLVLTVFDVGMGVPEADRPRLFERFFRVDRGRSREMGGTGLGLSIVKHLAEAHGGEARYEPNIPHGSRFIVRLPQGDAV
- a CDS encoding DUF1579 domain-containing protein yields the protein MTGRTGLGCLLVVTALISIRPALAQSDKAPAQDADMAAMMQEFHKWADPGAMHKHLEKLAGTWTVVMKMTMDPSAPPVESKGTCSSAFVIGGRWLRQEFKGEMMGMPYEGIGMIGYDNFRQEYVCTWADNMTTAMLRLTGTCNEAGTEFTLSGTMDQPMTGERDKKFRHVWKFTGTDTYTMDMYDTIPGKGEVMVMALEFTRVK
- a CDS encoding DUF3536 domain-containing protein, producing MSTQRFVCIHGHFYQPARENPWTGTVPLAPDAYPFHDWNARITAESYGPNGWSQVRDAMGRVAEVVNNYERINFNFGPTLLSWLATNSREVYEAILAADRASAARFGGHGSAIAQGYNHLILPLANRRDKRTQVLWGIGDFVHRFGRQPEGMWLPETAVDLETLDILAQQGIAYTILAPRQIAATRAPGESAWVENVNESVDPRHPYRVELPSGRSIAVFVYHGALARAVAFERLLANGEHFAAALLGVFLPGRPQPQLAHIATDGETYGHHHTFGDMALAYALRTIEREGGVRLTNYGEFLRLHPPTHTARILENTSWSCAHGVERWRSDCGCASGAHPDWNQAWRAPLREALDWLRDEIAPRFEAELAGVVRDPWEARDEYIALILRPEPAAEKEYLTRHQARRLTTTLRRRILGSMRMQRHLMLMYSSCGWFFDDIAGVEATMILRQAGWVIQQARAHYQIDLLPGVLERLRPAVSNDPDAGDGAKVFLRACPELQQTALI
- the malQ gene encoding 4-alpha-glucanotransferase encodes the protein MTMAANEIRQLRRLAALHRIQTSYLDMHGQRRYAAPESLLGTLQAVGASVDGLADATEAIRHRREELLARWVAPVIVAWDGDPGQLVIRLPLEPGTSHAIGARLQYTLHLENGDIWSGHLPVEPLPTQRFVRWGAGMAAVKSFMPPRRLPLGYHRLTVLIGARAFQATVIAAPTRAYPHPDGRRRWGIFAPIYALHSVRDWGAGDFTDAEALVAWVGEQGGSLFGTLPFLSSYLDTPCDPSPYTPISRLFWNEFFVDVTRLPELGQSPAAQELAGAAEFRRALEGLKRERLVDYRSTMRMKSAVLRVLAQEVAAAQGTRYEAVRYHAERHPELARYARFRAATARLGRVWTEWPDNLRAGDIPDGFSDPGEAFYHQYVQLIADEQIEALAKRCVSDSVELYLDYPLGTHPQGFDTWRFQGLFAHKATVGAPPDPVFTTGQDWGFHPLLPEAQRRDGYRYFAAGLRHQLRHAGILRIDHVMGLHRMYWIPKGAHKSEGVYVHSPAAELYAVLTLESHRAQCALVGENLGIVPGYVNDGMTRHGLIGMNVAYWEIAADPEGALQRMAARPNTVASLNTHDMFPFAAFWHGLDADRRAELGMISADQADLERWLRGELRGRLTGYLREHGFAIKGEEDTDGALRGILTLLSRSRAEWVLLNLEDLWLETSPQNIPDTVNEHPNWRQKARYSIEEILRDERIAAILKLVRDARGGG
- a CDS encoding carboxypeptidase M32 translates to MAVTPQAALQELNQKTRAIYMLNSCASLLGWDERTYMPHGGVKHRAEQLAMLAGMTHERTIDPKIGELLDILRSSGSTNGGTGDAEVIVREVGRFYERATKMPQALVEELSRTASLAQAAWEEARAKKDFKIFKPWLAKMIDLKKQEAMAVGYKDDPYNALLDDYEPGATVKDIEKTLNDLRVELVKLLDKIQGSSRRPKSDILHRRFPREMQEKFGREASDRIGFDYKRGRLDVTVHPFCTGIGPGDTRLTTRYDEHDFANAFFGTLHESGHGIYDQGLPEDHFGTPLGDSISLGIHESQSRMWENQVGRSRAFWTFFYPKAQQYFAEALADVSLDDFYFAINDVKPSFIRTESDEGTYNLHILIRFELERAFFAGQLTVDDVPAAWNQKYREYLGITPPDDAIGCMQDVHWSAGLIGYFPTYSLGNLYAAQFFAQAKKDLGDLDADFAKGEFGRLKKWLNDKIHAHGRRYLAADLVKKVTGKPLSHEALMSYMNAKFGALYGF
- a CDS encoding DUF1579 domain-containing protein, producing MKRAVFTAVVMALLLAPGLAAAQESKAPEMDSAMAAMWAEWAKYANPVAEHKLMEKQVGQWTYVSRMWMDPNAPATESKGTCEVTPLLGGRFFRTDYHGNMMGEPFEGIAIVGYDIAKKMYTGVWMDNFGTMMMTYSGTCNADGSECVYKATLDDPVMKVTKNVREVCRWTGPDTWVLEWYESWPGQEERKGMEITHTRVK